The following proteins are encoded in a genomic region of Arcobacter suis CECT 7833:
- the surE gene encoding 5'/3'-nucleotidase SurE, translating into MKHILLTNDDGFDAVGLKALIEALKPIAKITVVAPARNKSACGHSLTLDKPLRMVWVDDDFYKVDDGSPTDCVFISISDLFKEGNIPDLVISGINIGANMGEDITYSGTASAAMEAVIHGIPAIAISQVCNDRCQDIQNNWDFELAKSVIEELASKILDKNFPLDERKFLNVNIPPIKAKDCNGIKVTKAGFREYGNDTHRHLNPRGEEYYWIGLHPLLWKPSENKDCDFEAIKANYVSITPIMLDMTSYNDIKSVENWLTK; encoded by the coding sequence ATGAAACATATCCTACTAACAAATGATGATGGTTTTGATGCAGTTGGATTAAAAGCCTTAATTGAGGCCTTAAAACCAATTGCTAAAATAACAGTTGTTGCACCAGCACGTAACAAATCTGCTTGTGGTCACTCATTAACTTTGGATAAACCATTAAGAATGGTTTGGGTTGATGATGATTTTTATAAAGTTGATGATGGAAGTCCAACGGATTGTGTATTTATTTCAATAAGTGATTTATTCAAAGAAGGAAATATTCCTGATTTAGTAATTAGTGGAATAAATATTGGTGCAAATATGGGTGAAGATATTACATATAGCGGAACTGCCTCAGCTGCAATGGAGGCTGTAATTCATGGAATTCCTGCAATTGCAATCTCTCAAGTATGTAATGATAGATGTCAAGATATACAAAATAATTGGGATTTTGAACTGGCAAAGAGTGTAATTGAGGAACTTGCTAGCAAAATATTAGATAAAAATTTCCCATTAGATGAAAGAAAGTTTTTAAATGTTAATATTCCACCTATAAAAGCCAAAGACTGTAATGGTATAAAAGTTACAAAAGCAGGATTTAGAGAGTATGGAAATGATACTCATAGGCATCTAAATCCAAGAGGTGAAGAGTATTATTGGATTGGATTGCATCCATTACTTTGGAAACCATCAGAAAATAAAGATTGTGACTTTGAAGCAATAAAAGCTAATTATGTATCAATTACACCGATTATGCTTGATATGACTTCTTATAATGATATAAAATCAGTTGAAAACTGGTTAACTAAATAA
- a CDS encoding HP0495 family protein has product MIDLSKEKLVLNYPCSWEYKLVVLEHIDIHVTVKEVVSSREHKVKESKVSSKGKYKSYTLELLVHNDDDRTEIYKMLGDHSNIKMVL; this is encoded by the coding sequence ATGATTGATTTAAGCAAAGAAAAATTAGTTCTAAATTATCCATGTTCTTGGGAATATAAACTAGTTGTTTTAGAACATATTGATATACATGTAACTGTAAAAGAAGTTGTTTCAAGTAGAGAACATAAAGTTAAAGAGTCAAAAGTTAGTAGTAAAGGTAAATATAAAAGTTATACTCTTGAACTTTTGGTTCATAATGACGATGATAGAACAGAGATTTATAAAATGTTAGGTGACCATTCTAATATTAAAATGGTTTTATAA
- the moaC gene encoding cyclic pyranopterin monophosphate synthase MoaC, translated as MNLTHLDDNNRPKMVDVSDKYETRRVAIASGEISMSQDAFEAIISNNTKKGPVLQTAVVAAIMGVKKTSDLIPMCHPLLLSGINCDVEEKAELPGFKLIVTAKLNGQTGVEMEALTGVSIGLLTIYDMVKAIDKSMVISNVQLEKKSGGKSGDFIREDLNND; from the coding sequence TTGAATTTAACACACTTAGATGATAATAACAGACCTAAAATGGTTGATGTTTCTGATAAATATGAAACTAGAAGAGTTGCAATTGCAAGTGGTGAAATTTCTATGTCACAAGATGCATTTGAAGCGATTATTTCAAATAATACAAAAAAAGGTCCAGTTTTACAAACAGCTGTAGTTGCCGCAATTATGGGTGTGAAGAAAACAAGTGATTTAATTCCTATGTGTCATCCTTTGTTATTGAGTGGAATAAATTGTGATGTTGAAGAAAAAGCTGAATTACCAGGCTTTAAACTAATTGTTACAGCTAAACTAAATGGACAAACTGGTGTTGAAATGGAAGCCTTAACAGGTGTTTCTATTGGATTATTGACTATTTATGATATGGTAAAAGCAATTGATAAATCTATGGTTATTTCTAATGTGCAATTAGAGAAAAAATCAGGTGGTAAAAGTGGTGATTTTATTAGAGAGGATTTAAATAATGATTGA
- the rpsU gene encoding 30S ribosomal protein S21, translating into MPGIKVKDSESFDEAYRRFKKQCDRNLIVTETRARRYFEPMTEIRKKQKISARKKMLKRLYMLRRYESRL; encoded by the coding sequence GTGCCAGGCATAAAAGTTAAAGATAGCGAATCTTTCGACGAAGCTTATAGAAGATTTAAAAAACAATGTGATAGAAATCTTATTGTTACAGAAACTAGAGCTAGAAGATATTTTGAACCAATGACAGAAATTAGAAAAAAACAAAAAATATCTGCTAGAAAGAAAATGTTAAAAAGATTATATATGTTAAGAAGATACGAATCAAGATTATAA
- a CDS encoding arginyltransferase encodes MQIQNPDIEFLEENRNCSYFEDKISDIRYRYIYSCSTSSYQDMLERGWRRFGRMHFVPECKSCNKCVSMRIDVKNYKFSKSEKRVIAKNKDTKLYIRPPSLTMEHLNLYDKYHRFMNDKKDWPYTPIEPDDYMKSYVEAKEEYAKEFLYIKDDKLIGVALVDILPNSISAIYCYYDHSYGDLSIGKFSILAQIKIAKELNIPYIYLGYWIKDHFSMGYKEAYSPFEILKNRPTLNETSIWENNKL; translated from the coding sequence ATGCAAATACAGAATCCAGATATTGAATTTTTAGAAGAGAATAGAAACTGTTCTTATTTTGAAGATAAAATATCTGATATTAGATATAGATATATTTATTCTTGTTCAACTTCAAGTTATCAAGATATGTTAGAGCGAGGTTGGAGAAGATTTGGTAGAATGCATTTTGTACCAGAATGTAAATCTTGTAATAAATGTGTTTCGATGAGAATTGATGTAAAGAATTATAAATTCTCAAAATCAGAAAAAAGAGTAATAGCAAAAAATAAAGATACAAAACTTTATATAAGACCACCATCTCTTACAATGGAACATCTAAATCTTTATGATAAATATCACAGATTCATGAATGATAAAAAAGATTGGCCCTATACTCCAATTGAACCAGATGATTATATGAAGTCTTATGTGGAAGCAAAAGAAGAGTATGCAAAAGAGTTTTTGTATATTAAAGATGATAAATTAATAGGTGTTGCTTTGGTTGATATTTTGCCAAATTCAATTTCAGCAATTTATTGTTATTATGATCACTCTTATGGTGATTTATCAATAGGTAAATTTTCTATTCTTGCACAAATCAAAATTGCAAAAGAGTTAAATATTCCATATATATATTTAGGATATTGGATAAAAGATCATTTTTCTATGGGATATAAAGAGGCGTATTCTCCTTTTGAGATATTAAAGAATAGACCAACTCTTAATGAAACATCAATTTGGGAAAATAATAAATTATAA
- the trpA gene encoding tryptophan synthase subunit alpha gives MKQNDKKLVGYITSSFPNNNFTIDLAYSMKEAGVDTLELGIPFSDPVADGPVIEKANLIALNNGFKLKDLFEVSSKIAKDIDTLWMGYLNPFYHYGMEKFLQKAQEFGIKGTIIPDLPYEMAQNFEDLFKKYNKVNVSFVAPTDSEERIKQIVTESQKFIYMVAYAGITGSGQKEDLSKIIENIRKYSNTPLYIGFGVDENSCKEKVMGVDGVIVGSAFVKHIIDDSLSNDEKIKKISCVAKEIKEKINE, from the coding sequence ATGAAACAAAATGATAAAAAGCTAGTTGGATATATCACTTCATCTTTTCCAAATAATAATTTTACAATAGATTTAGCATATAGTATGAAAGAAGCTGGAGTTGATACACTTGAACTTGGAATTCCATTTTCAGATCCAGTCGCTGATGGTCCTGTTATTGAAAAAGCAAATCTAATAGCTTTAAATAATGGATTTAAGTTAAAAGATTTATTTGAAGTTTCTTCAAAAATAGCTAAAGATATAGATACTTTATGGATGGGATATTTAAATCCATTTTATCATTATGGAATGGAAAAATTCTTACAAAAAGCGCAAGAGTTTGGGATAAAAGGAACAATAATTCCTGATTTACCTTATGAAATGGCTCAAAATTTTGAAGATTTATTTAAAAAATATAATAAAGTAAATGTTTCTTTTGTTGCACCAACTGATAGTGAAGAGAGAATTAAACAAATTGTTACAGAGTCACAAAAGTTTATTTATATGGTTGCTTATGCTGGAATTACTGGAAGTGGACAAAAAGAAGATTTATCAAAAATTATTGAAAATATAAGAAAATATTCTAACACACCTTTATATATTGGTTTTGGTGTTGATGAAAACAGTTGTAAAGAAAAAGTTATGGGTGTTGATGGAGTAATTGTTGGAAGTGCATTTGTAAAACATATAATTGATGATAGTTTATCAAATGATGAAAAAATTAAAAAAATCTCTTGCGTTGCAAAAGAAATAAAAGAAAAAATAAACGAATAA
- the panB gene encoding 3-methyl-2-oxobutanoate hydroxymethyltransferase, with protein MSIIKNDFEKMNITKIRNSKNNKKLTVITAYDALFAKLFEEIADMILVGDSLNMSFAGREDTLSATLNQMIYHTNAVCTGAPKAFVITDMPFGTYINKDEALKNCIEVYRQTKAAAVKIEGGADKADIIKHLTTNSIAVMGHIGLMPQYVRSEGGYKVRGKTHQDEKQLIDDAIAVEKAGAFAIVVEGVMSNVAKKITEAVNIPIIGIGAGNVTDGQVLVWSDMLGFFEEFKPKFVRHYLNGADLVKEAVNQYRNDVQDSSFPSAEEEY; from the coding sequence ATGAGTATTATAAAAAATGATTTTGAAAAGATGAACATCACAAAAATTAGAAATTCAAAAAATAATAAAAAACTTACAGTAATTACAGCATATGATGCACTTTTTGCAAAACTTTTTGAAGAAATAGCTGATATGATACTTGTAGGAGATAGTTTAAATATGAGTTTTGCAGGTCGGGAAGACACTCTTTCTGCAACTTTAAACCAAATGATTTATCACACAAATGCTGTTTGTACAGGCGCTCCAAAAGCCTTTGTAATTACAGATATGCCTTTTGGAACTTATATTAATAAAGATGAAGCTTTAAAAAATTGCATAGAAGTATATAGACAGACAAAAGCTGCTGCGGTTAAAATTGAAGGTGGAGCTGATAAAGCTGACATTATTAAACATCTAACTACAAATTCAATAGCTGTTATGGGACATATTGGACTAATGCCACAATATGTAAGAAGTGAAGGTGGATATAAAGTTAGAGGAAAAACTCACCAAGACGAAAAACAATTAATTGATGATGCAATTGCCGTTGAAAAAGCTGGAGCTTTTGCTATTGTTGTTGAAGGTGTAATGAGCAATGTTGCAAAAAAAATCACTGAAGCGGTAAATATTCCAATAATTGGAATTGGAGCTGGAAATGTAACTGATGGTCAAGTTTTGGTTTGGTCTGATATGTTAGGATTTTTTGAAGAGTTCAAACCAAAATTTGTAAGACACTATTTAAATGGAGCAGATCTTGTAAAAGAAGCTGTAAATCAATATAGAAATGATGTTCAAGATAGTTCATTTCCATCAGCAGAAGAAGAGTATTAA
- the ruvB gene encoding Holliday junction branch migration DNA helicase RuvB produces the protein MERLVEVESVSFEEENSEVSLRPSNWDDYIGQEKIKKNLKVFIEASKKRKEALDHILFYGPPGLGKTTLSYLISNEMNTNIKVTAGPMIEKSGDLAAILTNLEEGDILFIDEIHRLSPTVEEILYPAMEDYRLDIIIGSGPAAQTVKIDLPRFTLIGATTRAGMLSNPLRERFGMHFRMQFYNQDELSKIIQKAAFKLTKSCENDAAFEISRRSRGTPRVALRLLKRVRDFAEVENENTIHLSRCKYALDELGVNESGFDEMDINLLELLVSNRGKPMGLSTMAAALSEDEGTIEDAIEPYLLANGYIERTARGRIASLKTYEMFRLSYPESPKLDDDLNQGKLF, from the coding sequence GTGGAGAGATTAGTAGAAGTTGAGTCAGTATCTTTTGAAGAAGAAAATAGTGAAGTAAGTCTGCGTCCTTCAAACTGGGATGATTATATAGGTCAAGAAAAAATCAAAAAAAATTTAAAAGTATTTATAGAAGCAAGTAAAAAAAGAAAAGAAGCCTTAGACCACATACTTTTTTATGGACCTCCAGGACTTGGGAAAACTACACTTTCTTATCTTATTTCAAATGAAATGAACACAAATATCAAAGTAACAGCTGGACCAATGATTGAAAAAAGCGGTGATTTAGCTGCAATTTTAACAAACCTTGAAGAGGGAGATATTTTATTTATTGATGAAATTCACCGACTTTCACCTACAGTTGAAGAGATTTTATATCCTGCAATGGAAGATTATAGATTAGATATTATAATTGGTTCAGGGCCTGCTGCTCAAACTGTAAAAATTGATTTACCAAGATTTACATTAATTGGAGCAACAACAAGAGCTGGAATGTTATCAAATCCTTTAAGAGAAAGATTTGGAATGCATTTTAGAATGCAATTTTATAATCAAGATGAATTATCAAAAATTATTCAAAAAGCAGCATTTAAATTAACTAAATCTTGTGAAAATGATGCAGCCTTTGAAATATCAAGAAGAAGTAGAGGAACTCCAAGGGTGGCTTTAAGACTTTTAAAAAGAGTAAGAGATTTTGCAGAAGTTGAAAATGAAAATACAATTCATCTTTCAAGATGTAAATATGCTCTAGATGAGTTAGGAGTAAATGAGAGTGGTTTTGATGAAATGGATATAAATCTTCTTGAATTATTAGTTTCAAATAGAGGAAAACCAATGGGACTTTCTACAATGGCAGCAGCTTTAAGTGAAGATGAGGGAACAATTGAAGATGCAATTGAACCATATTTACTAGCAAACGGTTATATAGAGAGAACAGCAAGGGGAAGAATAGCATCTTTGAAGACTTATGAAATGTTTAGACTTTCATATCCAGAAAGTCCAAAACTTGATGATGATTTAAACCAAGGAAAACTATTTTGA
- a CDS encoding AI-2E family transporter codes for MKAAYFLIAIAIVMIFFMVELFNPFLKAICVSLLLAVATSSLTLYLENRLKSRFFATSIMTIALTSLFFIPILYCIFSFADFFNKVDQVSLIKNLDDMKIFVQKSLEDLRFLNDLLNQIISKFDVGKTVQDMLTFGAYLGKNSAKFMMDMIMILIFFFFFTLYSTSISTFIKELLPIKKDDSIILFYESSNVMTVVLYSILVTAIFEGFLFGFFLTFFGYDGLLFGVLYGFASLIPVIGGIIMWLPIVIFEATTNLTNALIIAVYSILVISIIADTFVKPMIIKYINQKVVKTPTNVNELLIFFSIVAGLSTFGFWGMIIGPAMVTFFISIMHLLKKYSDDFKDNVS; via the coding sequence TTGAAAGCAGCTTATTTTTTAATTGCAATTGCAATTGTTATGATTTTTTTTATGGTAGAACTTTTTAATCCATTTTTAAAAGCAATTTGTGTATCACTTTTATTAGCTGTTGCAACAAGTTCTTTAACTTTATACTTAGAAAATAGATTGAAAAGCCGTTTTTTTGCTACATCAATTATGACAATAGCATTAACATCCCTATTCTTTATACCAATTTTATATTGTATATTCTCTTTTGCTGATTTTTTCAATAAAGTTGACCAAGTTTCTTTAATTAAAAATCTGGATGACATGAAAATATTTGTTCAAAAATCATTAGAAGATTTAAGATTTTTGAATGATTTATTAAATCAAATCATATCAAAATTTGATGTTGGTAAAACGGTTCAAGATATGCTAACATTTGGTGCTTATTTAGGTAAAAATTCCGCTAAGTTTATGATGGATATGATTATGATTTTAATATTCTTCTTTTTCTTTACACTTTATTCAACATCTATTTCAACTTTTATCAAAGAGTTATTACCAATAAAAAAAGATGATTCTATTATTTTATTTTATGAATCATCAAATGTAATGACTGTTGTTTTATATTCAATTCTTGTTACAGCAATTTTTGAAGGATTTTTGTTTGGATTTTTTTTAACATTCTTTGGTTATGATGGATTATTGTTTGGAGTTTTATATGGTTTTGCATCTTTAATTCCAGTAATTGGTGGAATTATAATGTGGCTTCCTATCGTAATATTTGAAGCAACTACAAATTTAACAAATGCTTTAATTATTGCAGTTTATTCTATTTTAGTGATTTCTATAATTGCAGATACTTTTGTAAAACCTATGATTATAAAATACATTAATCAAAAAGTAGTAAAAACACCTACAAATGTAAATGAACTTTTAATTTTCTTTTCTATTGTTGCTGGTCTTTCAACATTTGGTTTTTGGGGAATGATAATTGGACCTGCAATGGTGACATTTTTTATATCAATTATGCATTTACTGAAAAAATATTCTGATGATTTTAAAGATAATGTATCCTAA